A window of Onychostoma macrolepis isolate SWU-2019 chromosome 24, ASM1243209v1, whole genome shotgun sequence genomic DNA:
CTCAGTCTATAGCTGAAGAGATCTGCCAACAATCAGCTGAACATGGGTTTACAGCTGATGTCAGCTGTCTGAGCAACCAGCACAAAGTATGTTTCTTGCCTATTGCTTTTCATGGATATCAAATCTTTGACAGGGATTTATCAGAATTGACTGATGCAACTTTCCCATGTATTCCCAGTACAACTTGGATAGTGAAATCCGGCCAGTTGTTTTCGTGGTTTCCACGACCGGTGATGGTGACCCTCCAGACACAGCTCAGAAGTTTGTGAGAAAGATCAAGAACAAATCTCTGCCACACGACCACTTCTCCCATCTGCGTTATGCACTGTTAGGTAAGATGATCATTCTGTTATGTAAGCGTGAGCTCCACCCATGAGCACTTTTTCATGCTGTTATATATGCAGCTTTGGGAGACACAAACTATGCAAATTTCTGCAACGGGGGCAAGACCATTGACAACCGTCTGCAGCAGCTTGGTGCTAAACATTTCTATGCCACTGGGCATGCAGATGACGGCACTGGGTAAGCATGAATGTtaagtaacattaaaaaaggcATATTCTCTGATGTATTGTCTTGTCAAACTCTAGGGCTCTTTTCTTTCCAGACTTGAAGTAGTGGTGGATCCTTGGATTGAGGGACTCTGGGATGCTCTGAAAAAAACGTTCTCCAGCATGGCTACTTCAGATCAGCTGGGCGCTGACCTTAGTGACCGTACACAGGAAAATTATCATAAAAATGCATccgacaaagaaaaaaataagtcaGATCTAGAAGTTGATCTTCATCTTTTAAAGCTGAGTGAAGTAGACTCACAAAAAGGAAGAGCGATTACATCTGACAGCAGTGATGCAGAGACTCTTTCTACCGCGTTGGTTGCATCTCTGAAGCAATCAGTACCACCATTGTCAGAGTGTGCTCTTAATGTTCCTGCACTTCCTGCTTCATATCTGGAGGTCCTTTTAGAGCAGGTGTCAACTGAAGGGGTATGATCTTCATTTATAGAGTATAGAGATCAATCTTAAATTCCATGGGTCTTATTCGTGAAACACAAGCTAGACAGAATTTACTGTGTAAAACATTTAgctttttaatttatgtaagcATGGATTTAGGAACATTTATGCATAAGAttttttcagtaaatgttttttgtgtaaatcagtggttctcaactaaGGGTATGGGCCTGCTGGGCGCCTCAGCAAACTTCCAAGGGATGgctatttaattatattaaaaatctaaatgaattaaaatgctaaaaacaaacaaaaatcaagATTTTCTTTCCCCCCTTAAGTAACTTGTTTCGAACATACAGAATCTTAGATCTTGtagaatcacaaaatgaatcaTGGTTAATTAAGTTTAATTATCAACAACAAGCAGTGTTTTCAAATTTACAGCAAAAATATGAGAGGCCTTTGAATACTTGTGTTGGACAATGGGGGGCATTTGAGTCAAAATGGTTGAGAAACAGTTGTATAGATAATGTgggataaaatataattttatgaattGTTTCTATTATGTCTATAATTCTGCTAATTAACATTCTCCTTTCATAGGAGACAGTCCCATCTGATAAAGAGGGTTTTCATGAGGTGTCCATTTCAAAAGCAGTTCAATTAACTCTAGACAATGCAGTGAAAACTGCCATCTTACTGGAGCTTGATATTTCGGTAAGTAGCAGTATTAAAATTCTGGCTGATACAAATGAACcagtaattatttaaatagtaaataaatgtttttttatttaaaatgaatcatcGCAAATGAATGGCTGATATAAAAATTTCatgatatattatgtaaataaaaaaaaaaaaaaaaaagattttgacgatattataatgtacagtatgaaaaatcgATATTAATTGagctaaaattacatttaacatgattattaaattattagtatttttttttaatatagattcATATTTTATCTAAAcaccaaattaaatgtaatctaaatgtaaaaacggatgaacaaataaatttgggtattttatacatttgttttgAGGAATACATAAACATGTCTGTTTGACTGATCCCAAACGAAATTCTAATAATACCCAAAAGTTTACTTTAGTAAAGTTTATTTGGTTTGGGATAAGTCAAATAGACATGTTTATGTATTcttccaacaacaacaacaaaaaacgatGTTGTGTTCTTTGTGTAGgagttataataaatgttgtttctttagGTGCAGAACATTGCTTATCAGCCTGGAGACGCCTTTGATACTCTCTGTCCAAACAGAGCCAGTGAAGTTGAGGAGTTGCTGCTCAGACTAGATCTGCAAACGCAAAAGAATTGTGCTGTTCAGGTCAACTTgcttaaaaacaacagtaaGAAAGGTATTGCAGCCATTGTTGACATAATCAGTGACACCAGGAACGTTCTCCTCAAACTGTGCCAGAAAACAGATAATATAATGCATTCCACTCACAAGTCAGAGAACTAGATTCAGACTGAACAACCAGAAATGTTGAATAAATGCATAgccgtttttttttcttttacagcaGCAAAAGTTCCACTTCACATCCCACAGAATGGCTCTTTGCAGTTTATTCTCACCTGGTGTTTGGAGATAAGGAGCGCtccaaaaaaagtaattttgtgtTATTAACCTTATTTAGTGTGATAGTTGCTGTGCTGTTGAAGTTCTGAACCTTTGATTTAGCACTAGCGCTTACTGAATACGCAACAGTGCTTTTGATGCACCGCTGGgttgttttatttagctttcaCAGGGCTGTAGTTTGAAGTTCCTGGACAGACCCTGTACTCTGTTCTCTTGTGCTTTCAGGCGTTTGTGCGAGCATTAGCGGACTTCACTCAGAACGGTTCAGAGAAAAGAAGACTTCTGGAGCTGTGTAGCAAAGAAGGCTCAGCAGACTACAACAGCTTTATCAGGGACGCCAATGTATGTTTGCTGGATCTGCTTCGGGCCTTCCCATCCTGCCTACCTCCACTCAGCCTTCTGTTTGGTCAGTAAACACATGATCTGCTTGGAAATGACTGGAATGTGgatatgttttcatttcatatcAGCATGTGCAGTTTGCATGGTAAATGTGCCTGATGTTTGGAAGCGTTTGCAGTCCTtgtaccactagatggcagtaaAACAACATTAGTTCAGAGCCCCAGCTTTGCTTTTTCTCCTTTAAAAGGCAACTGCAAATGTAGCCtctgaaaaaatacattttaaacttaGCAATAGCTGTTTTACAAATTTAAGAAATTTAAGCATGTCAGGGGACACAAGGAGAATGATGAAAAATTCAgcaaatataaactaaaaattaaggctgtcagtcgattaagataattaatcatgattatatttcataattaattgtattaaatgccATCAGTCTCTttttaagggggaaaaaaatcaatgtGTAATTACTGGGTTCGGCAATTTGAGTGGATGACACTCTGTGCTGAGAATGTATTTCTCCAGCAGTGCTCTTTACTGATTTTGCTCgcacaaaaaacacagattttttCTCAAACCCTATCAAATGCGCACAGAAAATATGAACCCCACATTATGTACTCTAAAGGTTcggtaaaatgtttttgaatgaagtctcttatgctcaccaaggcttgttttctaaattaatatacattttaaatgtcatttattcctatgatgacaaaactgaattttcagccattactccagtctccagtgtcacataatctttcagaaatcattctgatttggtgctcaagagaCATTTCTTACTCTTTATCAGCGCTGAAAACGGTtgttgcataatatttttgtgtagactcttcaaaagaacagcctttatttgaaactaaaatattttctaaaataaaaactaaaatgttataaaagacaaatttaatgcattctttctgaataaaagtgaaaaaaaaaaaaaagttacccaAACTTTTCAGTGGTAGTATTAGTTTTGCACAATGTATAAGAAATCACTGTGCAATGCAAATAACCTTGACAACGTaaagtttatattttgtattaataaaCCTTATTTAATCCTTCAAGCGATAATTAGTTGTTTTGGAGATTTCATGTTGTACAGTAAACCTTTGCtgtgaaatgcaataaaattctCCATCAAGGTGATAAATATGCTGTCACCTTGATTTTGAGGAACAGCTGGTATTGCTGAAATTATTAATGCATACCATGCTTTAGAGAACTGCAAGGTAGTCGTAATGCAATGACCCTTGCTGATTTATGCGGATGTGGCTGGTGGATTGTTGCATTGGATGCATGTACATGTAGTTTTAATCTGTGTGAATATTACTGCGACTTTGGCAAATTAAGGATTAACACGGTGATTCTCCATGGCACAAATCAACAGAGATGCTGGTTCAGCAGCGTTCGACagcacattcattttattcctaaaatcacTCTGCACTGGTGTGTTCTGGCAGTAAGATCATTGTCATCAGTCAAACAGTGTTTCTCCTGACTTTTAGACTTCCCTGACATTAAAGAGCAGTGTTTTTCCACCAAAACACCATGTGCCTTTTTGATGCATTTGTTTGCACTCATGAGAGGCTGTAATTGCAACAGCTGCTCTCTATATTGAATGTTTGATTGTAATTAATTGTTAATATTGAGGACCTTCAGCATCTGCATATGGTGAGCTTGAAATGAACATTTCAAATTGATTCATCATTTCAGCGAATTGGAGAAAATTATATGTCATTTGCTGACTGATGAAGGGGAATTTTAAACACTTTATTTGAGCTGAGAAACAACTACCTCTGTGTTTTTAACAAGGAACATTATGTTAAGTGTAAACAACATATTAAATTTCATTGGAAGACATAAAATGGTATTAGATGCACTGAAATCAAAATGATTGGgtgaaaacaaaatcaaaaagtCATTTATACAAGCCTTTGTTTGGAATAACTAGACAAATTTTAACAGGatacattttgaatatttttataagTGATTATAGTATGTTCTTCCTTCAGCTAGTATCACTACAAAAGTAGAAATGGAAATGAAAGGAAAGGTGCCAGAAGCTTCTCGGTCTTCTGAGAAATGATTTTTGCATTAAATACCCTCCCGGTCTTTACACAAGCATAGGAAAACCTTCTTTATTAATGTGTCAATAACCAAGAGCATGATTTCTTCTGTGGTTGGGGACTTTATAAGGCACAACTAGGGAACTCTAATGTAGAGTGAGTGTGAGTTTTGACTGCAATATGCTTCCAGAGTCTTCAGCAAGTGTGGAGTTCGGTACATTTTCTGTCAATATTATCATTTGCATttacatcaaaatgaattaaacctGTTAAAAATGAGTTAAACCTCTTCTCGCATGCATGCTCCCATTTCTGCATGTTGAAGAATATGTTGTTGGATATTAAATTGTTTCTGTtcacatttttctctttttggcACTTTTAGCCAAATATTTTAAGTTGGTGAAATTTCAGTTCATCCTTCTCTGTAATATATTTCATTGATAACATTATCAGTTACATTTCTTTGGAAacactatttttttattattttttttatgatcaatttcttattatcaatgttgaaaacagttgtgctgcttaatatctttgttgaaatcataatttgttttcaagattctttgcttatgaagttcaaaagaacagcatttatttgaaatacaattttttttgtaacataaatatctttattcttacttttgattaatttcacgcatccttgctgagcagaactattaattatgaaattattataattttttttttaatcttactgaccccaaacattggATGATAATGTGTATAAAAAATAGAAAGCAAAAAATGTTTGGAAACCACACGAATACTAAATGATCAATTATTAACCAACGAATTGGCCTAGCCAATATTTCGGTCTGGCCCTTAACATTCTTAAAACATCAAATTTGCTGAACCTTTcatgattatatatatactgtacttgCTTTAAACATCAAGGCTGTCCTAAAAACTCATTTGCAATGAAACATTGTGTTGTGAATTGAGCTATTCTGAGAAATTGGCCCTCACCAACTCAAGAGGCTTGGGTATCATCCAGAGGGGGTGATGCCCTAAAAGAGAAACTCAAGACACGGTCGAATAGCCTCAAGGTCACAATGCCATCTTCATCTCTGATCTCTCCTCTGCTTCATTACAGAACATTTGCCAAAGCTTCAGCCCAGAGCCTATTCTGCTGCCAGGTAAGAGACCTTGTTTGAAACACCTGTGCTTTATATTTGGACTCAGAAATTAAAGCAGAGACATATCCAGGTTGTTATTTCTGTCTTGTCCTTCTTTGATGTTGTGAGGTTTATTATAGACAGACATGAATTTGATGTATCACTTACTCTTGTTTGATGATACTCCATTTGTTGTGATCAAAGTCAAACACTGGATGCAAAGGATGTCCTTTCAGAACCGCCTGCcactttcatttgttttctgcCTGTCTCCTTTGCCTTGTAAGTGGTCTGGCATCCACACTAATGTCTTATGTTTAGTACGCTGATGCTTGTAGGATACACAGAAACATTAGGGCTCTGAAATATTAAAGTCCGGTCAGCAGGGGTCCCCAAGGCCTGATAGAGGCAGGCCATTAAGAGAGAGATAATGAGGTCCACCGGCTTGCTCATGTTCAGGGTTGGTTCTGGATTGTTAGCACTTAGTCTCTTATTTTTGTCTCGTTCATCAGCTCCAGCCTTCAGCACCCTGGGAAAGTTCATTTCGTGTTCAATGTTGTGGAGTTCCCTGTACGTCCCGAGCATCCGGCGAGGACGGGGTTGTGCACGGGCTGGCTGGCTGATCATGTCTCCTCAATCTTGCGGCCCCTTGGGACGGTACCGGCTTTAGAGCGTCTAGGCACATCAGCCCTCCCGAA
This region includes:
- the mtrr gene encoding methionine synthase reductase isoform X2; the protein is MPCEVAARFLIFYGSQRGQAQSIAEEICQQSAEHGFTADVSCLSNQHKYNLDSEIRPVVFVVSTTGDGDPPDTAQKFVRKIKNKSLPHDHFSHLRYALLALGDTNYANFCNGGKTIDNRLQQLGAKHFYATGHADDGTGLEVVVDPWIEGLWDALKKTFSSMATSDQLGADLSDRTQENYHKNASDKEKNKSDLEVDLHLLKLSEVDSQKGRAITSDSSDAETLSTALVASLKQSVPPLSECALNVPALPASYLEVLLEQVSTEGETVPSDKEGFHEVSISKAVQLTLDNAVKTAILLELDISVQNIAYQPGDAFDTLCPNRASEVEELLLRLDLQTQKNCAVQVNLLKNNTAKVPLHIPQNGSLQFILTWCLEIRSAPKKAFVRALADFTQNGSEKRRLLELCSKEGSADYNSFIRDANVCLLDLLRAFPSCLPPLSLLFEHLPKLQPRAYSAASSSLQHPGKVHFVFNVVEFPVRPEHPARTGLCTGWLADHVSSILRPLGTVPALERLGTSALPKVHVRPRPSSTFHLPADQSVPVVMVGPGTGVAPFIGFLQQREKEREANQEATFGETWLFFGCRHKDKDFLFREELARFAHNGTLSHLIVCFSRDEPDAVGTVNRPTYVQHNLRLHAKNVASILLKDKGCLYVCGDAKNMAKDVNDTLLEIIGNELQIDKLDAMKTVAGLREEKRYLQDIWS
- the mtrr gene encoding methionine synthase reductase isoform X1; this translates as MPCEVAARFLIFYGSQRGQAQSIAEEICQQSAEHGFTADVSCLSNQHKYNLDSEIRPVVFVVSTTGDGDPPDTAQKFVRKIKNKSLPHDHFSHLRYALLALGDTNYANFCNGGKTIDNRLQQLGAKHFYATGHADDGTGLEVVVDPWIEGLWDALKKTFSSMATSDQLGADLSDRTQENYHKNASDKEKNKSDLEVDLHLLKLSEVDSQKGRAITSDSSDAETLSTALVASLKQSVPPLSECALNVPALPASYLEVLLEQVSTEGETVPSDKEGFHEVSISKAVQLTLDNAVKTAILLELDISVQNIAYQPGDAFDTLCPNRASEVEELLLRLDLQTQKNCAVQVNLLKNNSKKAAKVPLHIPQNGSLQFILTWCLEIRSAPKKAFVRALADFTQNGSEKRRLLELCSKEGSADYNSFIRDANVCLLDLLRAFPSCLPPLSLLFEHLPKLQPRAYSAASSSLQHPGKVHFVFNVVEFPVRPEHPARTGLCTGWLADHVSSILRPLGTVPALERLGTSALPKVHVRPRPSSTFHLPADQSVPVVMVGPGTGVAPFIGFLQQREKEREANQEATFGETWLFFGCRHKDKDFLFREELARFAHNGTLSHLIVCFSRDEPDAVGTVNRPTYVQHNLRLHAKNVASILLKDKGCLYVCGDAKNMAKDVNDTLLEIIGNELQIDKLDAMKTVAGLREEKRYLQDIWS